The following proteins are encoded in a genomic region of Acetobacter oryzoeni:
- a CDS encoding Fur family transcriptional regulator: MILKAQSAESRIEQLCVEHGLKMTGQRRVIARVLSEADDHPDVEELYRRALTLDSRISVATVYRTVRLLEEKGILERRDFGGGRARYEATENGRHHYHLIDVDNGKVIEFEDPEHEALMKKVADRLGFEFVSMRLELFGRKKSAAKPGTKTSSRARQKGNAA; the protein is encoded by the coding sequence GTGATCTTGAAGGCACAGTCGGCAGAATCGCGGATCGAGCAGCTGTGTGTTGAACACGGCCTGAAAATGACCGGACAGCGGCGCGTTATTGCGCGTGTTCTGTCTGAAGCAGACGACCACCCAGATGTGGAAGAACTGTACCGCCGTGCCTTAACGCTGGATTCCCGCATTTCAGTGGCCACGGTGTATCGCACCGTACGCCTTCTGGAAGAAAAAGGCATTCTGGAACGCCGAGATTTTGGCGGCGGGCGCGCACGGTATGAAGCAACGGAAAATGGGCGTCACCATTATCATCTGATAGACGTGGATAATGGGAAGGTTATAGAGTTTGAAGACCCGGAACATGAAGCCTTGATGAAAAAAGTGGCGGATCGGCTGGGCTTTGAATTTGTTTCCATGCGGCTGGAGCTGTTTGGCCGCAAAAAATCCGCTGCAAAGCCGGGCACCAAAACATCCTCTCGCGCCCGCCAGAAAGGAAATGCTGCATGA
- a CDS encoding sulfurtransferase TusA family protein, with amino-acid sequence MTRSAAYVPDFNVQEEPRIAVLDITTEKCPMTFVRTRLALDGLPPGGLLAVRLKGEEPLKNISRSARALGHTILSDVPQPDGSVVLTLRKKQETPAS; translated from the coding sequence ATGACCCGTTCTGCTGCATACGTGCCCGATTTTAACGTGCAGGAAGAGCCACGCATTGCCGTTTTGGATATTACAACGGAAAAATGCCCCATGACATTTGTGCGCACGCGCTTGGCGCTGGATGGTCTGCCGCCGGGTGGTTTGCTGGCTGTGCGCCTGAAAGGGGAGGAACCGCTGAAGAATATCAGCCGGTCTGCCCGTGCGCTGGGGCATACCATTTTGTCTGATGTGCCGCAGCCCGATGGCAGTGTGGTGCTTACGCTGCGCAAAAAACAGGAAACGCCTGCCTCGTAA
- the rho gene encoding transcription termination factor Rho, which yields MHLAELKAKSPADLLACAEDLNIENASSLRKQDMMFAILKALADNDQAIYGEGTLEIMHDGFGYLRSPESNYLPGPDDIYISPTQVRRFGLRTGDTVEGQIRAPRDGERYFSMLKINTINFEPPDAVRHRINFDNLTPLYPERRLQMEVESQASAPEPKAEKGKKGAQKDFTPRVIDLVSPIGMGQRALIVAPPRSGKTVMLQSIASSISANHPEVFLIVLLIDERPEEVTDMARSVRGEVIASTFDEPAHRHVQVTEMVLEKAKRLVEHKRDVVILLDSITRLARAYNTVVPSSGKVLTGGVDANALQRPKRFFGAARNIEEGGSLTIIATALIDTGSRMDEVIFEEFKGTGNSELVLDRKLADKRTFPAIDITKSGTRKEELLVDRATLSKMWVLRRILAPMGTMDAMDFLLDKLKYSKTNNDFFEAMNN from the coding sequence ATGCATCTTGCGGAACTCAAGGCCAAATCCCCAGCGGATCTTCTGGCCTGCGCTGAAGACCTGAATATTGAAAACGCGTCATCCCTGCGCAAGCAGGACATGATGTTTGCCATCCTGAAGGCACTGGCCGACAACGACCAGGCGATCTACGGCGAAGGCACGCTTGAGATCATGCATGACGGGTTTGGTTACCTGCGTTCCCCCGAATCAAACTACCTTCCCGGCCCGGATGATATTTACATCTCCCCCACTCAGGTGCGCCGCTTTGGCCTGCGCACGGGTGATACGGTAGAAGGCCAGATTCGCGCCCCGCGTGATGGTGAACGCTACTTCTCCATGCTCAAGATCAACACGATCAACTTTGAGCCACCGGATGCCGTACGCCACCGCATCAACTTTGATAACCTGACCCCACTTTACCCTGAACGTCGCCTTCAGATGGAAGTGGAAAGCCAGGCTTCCGCCCCAGAACCAAAGGCCGAAAAAGGCAAGAAAGGCGCGCAAAAAGACTTTACGCCGCGCGTTATCGATCTTGTTTCCCCCATTGGTATGGGCCAGCGCGCCCTTATTGTGGCGCCGCCCCGTTCGGGTAAAACGGTTATGCTGCAAAGCATTGCCTCTTCCATCAGCGCGAACCACCCGGAAGTTTTCCTGATTGTTCTGCTGATTGATGAACGCCCCGAAGAAGTAACCGACATGGCGCGCTCTGTGCGCGGTGAGGTGATTGCCTCCACCTTTGATGAACCCGCACACCGCCACGTGCAGGTTACGGAAATGGTGCTGGAAAAAGCCAAGCGGCTTGTTGAACACAAGCGCGATGTGGTGATCCTTCTGGATTCCATTACCCGTCTGGCCCGCGCCTACAACACCGTTGTGCCTTCATCCGGCAAGGTGCTGACCGGTGGTGTGGATGCCAACGCCCTGCAGCGGCCCAAGCGCTTTTTTGGTGCTGCCCGTAATATTGAAGAAGGTGGTTCCCTCACCATTATCGCCACCGCGCTGATTGATACCGGCAGCCGTATGGACGAAGTGATCTTTGAAGAATTCAAAGGCACGGGTAACTCCGAACTGGTGCTGGATCGCAAGCTGGCAGACAAGCGCACCTTCCCCGCGATCGACATCACCAAGAGCGGCACCCGTAAGGAAGAACTGCTGGTGGATCGGGCTACGCTATCCAAAATGTGGGTTCTGCGCCGTATTCTGGCCCCTATGGGCACGATGGACGCCATGGACTTCCTGTTGGACAAGCTGAAATACAGCAAAACCAACAACGACTTCTTCGAAGCCATGAACAACTGA
- a CDS encoding magnesium transporter CorA family protein, with protein MENRMFLAHRPGMPARAIETAADAADAVWLDLLDPTPQEQALATQLCGQPIPTLDDLNEIESSSRISVRNGAAFLSSPLLQKTGPEFQTTPVGFILTQNRLFTIRFQAYQSFETVALLVADHAQVMPAPHAIPTPETTAPTPASTAAPSAPLHTQHDATLHAGEILVALIETIVDRLADILESVGDLLDTLSHDIFRTRPSGSAVRNIASWQRDLLQRVGSSGNLCSRMRDTLLGMERIALFLSESRKTASAIPTPGYMLSTRHITTDSVPQEGGSNTAAAYALSNPLRMRITTVSRDLSSLDAYVSQAQDKVEFLLDATLGFINIEQNGVMKVLTVVSFIGVAPTLIAGIYGMNFKNMPELNWSFGYWYSLGLMASTIVLPLLWFWKKGWLGGIK; from the coding sequence ATGGAGAATCGCATGTTCCTGGCCCACCGGCCTGGTATGCCCGCACGGGCTATTGAGACCGCCGCCGACGCCGCCGATGCCGTATGGCTGGACCTTTTAGACCCCACACCACAGGAACAGGCCCTGGCTACTCAGTTATGTGGCCAGCCCATTCCCACACTGGATGATCTGAATGAAATTGAAAGTTCATCCCGCATTAGCGTGCGCAATGGCGCGGCCTTTCTTTCCTCCCCTTTATTGCAAAAAACTGGCCCGGAATTTCAGACAACACCGGTAGGCTTTATTCTCACGCAAAACCGGTTGTTTACTATTCGCTTTCAGGCCTACCAGTCTTTTGAAACGGTGGCTTTGCTTGTGGCGGACCATGCTCAAGTTATGCCCGCCCCCCATGCCATTCCCACGCCAGAAACAACGGCCCCTACGCCTGCATCCACAGCGGCTCCCTCTGCCCCATTGCACACCCAGCATGATGCAACCCTGCATGCCGGGGAAATTCTGGTGGCGTTGATTGAAACCATTGTGGACCGGTTGGCCGATATTTTAGAAAGTGTGGGAGACCTGCTGGATACCCTCTCTCACGATATTTTCCGCACCCGCCCATCCGGGTCCGCTGTGCGTAATATTGCCTCCTGGCAGCGTGATCTGCTCCAGCGCGTTGGCAGTTCGGGCAATCTGTGTTCACGTATGCGCGATACGCTTTTGGGTATGGAGCGCATTGCCCTGTTTTTGAGCGAAAGCCGCAAAACGGCCAGCGCCATCCCTACCCCCGGATACATGCTGAGCACACGCCACATCACCACAGACTCCGTACCCCAAGAAGGGGGGAGCAATACTGCCGCCGCCTATGCACTTTCCAACCCGCTGCGGATGCGCATTACCACCGTAAGCCGAGACCTTTCCTCGTTGGATGCCTATGTTTCCCAAGCGCAGGACAAAGTGGAATTTCTGCTGGATGCCACGCTGGGCTTTATCAACATTGAACAGAACGGGGTGATGAAGGTGCTGACAGTTGTCAGCTTTATTGGTGTTGCCCCAACTTTGATTGCCGGTATCTATGGTATGAACTTCAAGAACATGCCTGAACTGAACTGGTCTTTCGGATACTGGTATTCACTCGGGCTTATGGCCTCCACCATTGTGTTACCGCTACTGTGGTTCTGGAAAAAAGGCTGGCTGGGAGGGATCAAGTAA
- the trpB gene encoding tryptophan synthase subunit beta produces the protein MTGDVRLLYIWQARFFTRYGSGRPEMADPKEHGTSAVHSNSLRHQPDERGHFGGRHGGRFVAETLMPLILELDEAYKAAKADPAFRKELDYYLKDYVGRPSPLWFAQRMTEELGGAKIFLKREELNHTGSHKLNNVMGQILLARRMGRTRIVAETGAGQHGVATATVCALFGLKCVIYMGATDVERQKPNVFRMRLLGAEVVPVTSGAGTLKDAMNEAMRDWVANIADTYMLIGTVAGPHPYPAMVRDFQSVIGTETKTQMKAAEGRLPDVVVAAIGGGSNAMGIFYPFLDDKSVRLIGVEAAGHGLDSGKTAASIERGRPGVLHGNRTYLLQNADGQIEEAHSISAGLDYPGVGPEHSWLHDIGRAEYVGITDNEALDAFQFCTRMEGIIPALESAHAVAYAAKIAPTLSKDTLLVVNLSGRGDKDIFTVAEHLGVKL, from the coding sequence ATGACAGGCGATGTCAGGCTTTTATATATCTGGCAGGCGCGGTTTTTCACGCGGTATGGGAGCGGCAGACCAGAAATGGCAGATCCGAAGGAACACGGCACGTCAGCGGTGCATAGCAATTCCCTCCGGCACCAGCCGGATGAGCGGGGGCATTTTGGTGGGCGTCATGGGGGCCGTTTTGTAGCGGAAACCCTTATGCCCCTCATTCTGGAACTGGATGAGGCCTATAAGGCCGCCAAGGCTGATCCGGCTTTCCGGAAGGAGCTGGATTACTATCTGAAAGATTATGTCGGCCGCCCCAGCCCGCTCTGGTTTGCCCAGCGCATGACGGAAGAACTCGGTGGCGCTAAAATTTTTCTTAAGCGTGAAGAACTCAATCATACGGGCTCACACAAGCTCAATAACGTCATGGGGCAGATTCTGCTGGCCCGGCGTATGGGCCGCACCCGTATTGTGGCAGAAACCGGGGCCGGCCAGCATGGTGTGGCCACGGCAACCGTATGCGCTCTGTTTGGCCTGAAATGCGTAATCTACATGGGTGCTACCGATGTGGAACGGCAAAAGCCCAACGTGTTCCGCATGCGTCTGCTGGGTGCAGAGGTGGTGCCCGTTACCTCCGGGGCAGGCACGCTAAAGGATGCCATGAACGAGGCCATGCGTGATTGGGTGGCCAACATTGCCGATACTTACATGCTTATTGGCACAGTGGCAGGCCCGCATCCGTATCCGGCTATGGTGCGTGATTTCCAGAGCGTGATCGGCACGGAAACCAAGACTCAGATGAAGGCTGCCGAAGGCCGTTTGCCAGATGTAGTAGTGGCGGCTATTGGCGGTGGTTCCAACGCTATGGGGATTTTCTATCCGTTCCTGGATGATAAATCTGTGCGTCTGATTGGTGTGGAAGCCGCTGGCCACGGGCTGGATAGCGGCAAAACCGCAGCTTCTATTGAGCGTGGGCGCCCCGGTGTGCTGCATGGCAACCGTACCTATCTGCTTCAGAACGCAGATGGGCAGATTGAAGAAGCACATTCCATCAGTGCCGGGCTGGATTACCCCGGTGTTGGGCCCGAGCATTCATGGCTGCATGATATCGGCCGTGCAGAATATGTAGGCATTACGGATAACGAGGCACTGGATGCCTTCCAGTTCTGCACACGTATGGAAGGTATTATTCCTGCGCTGGAATCTGCCCATGCCGTGGCGTATGCCGCCAAAATTGCGCCTACGCTTTCCAAGGATACCCTGCTGGTGGTCAACCTTTCTGGCCGGGGTGATAAAGACATCTTCACTGTTGCCGAACATCTGGGGGTCAAGCTGTGA
- the trpA gene encoding tryptophan synthase subunit alpha gives MSRIAARFKALAAQGRGALIPYLEAYDPDWDTSLELLRKMPAAGADLIEIGMPFSDPSADGPVIQAAARRGLKAGATLAGVLDMVTDFRQQDNETPIILMGYLNPVESYGYERFCRDASSAGVDGLILVDLPPEEADVLAPFAKANKLDIIRLVAPTTSDERLSYVLSHASGFVYYVSITGITGTRSATTHDLEAAIPRLRKVTKLPIAIGFGVRTPQQAANASCIADGAVVASALLSTLAETLDDKGRATAETLPRVLAQIEDLAKAVRSAGGKAV, from the coding sequence GTGAGCCGTATAGCAGCCCGTTTTAAAGCATTAGCCGCCCAAGGCCGCGGCGCGCTTATCCCGTATCTGGAAGCGTATGATCCAGATTGGGATACATCGCTCGAACTGTTGCGGAAAATGCCCGCTGCTGGCGCAGACCTGATTGAAATTGGCATGCCTTTTTCAGATCCTTCTGCCGATGGCCCGGTTATTCAGGCCGCTGCCCGCCGTGGCCTTAAAGCCGGGGCCACGTTGGCAGGCGTGCTGGATATGGTAACGGACTTCCGCCAGCAGGATAACGAAACCCCGATTATCCTTATGGGGTATCTGAACCCGGTAGAATCCTACGGTTATGAACGCTTCTGCCGCGATGCCTCCAGTGCCGGTGTGGATGGCCTGATTTTGGTGGATCTGCCGCCAGAAGAAGCCGATGTGCTGGCACCATTTGCCAAGGCCAACAAGCTGGATATCATCCGGCTTGTGGCACCCACCACGTCGGATGAGCGCCTGTCTTATGTGCTCTCTCATGCGTCTGGCTTTGTCTATTACGTCAGCATCACGGGCATTACGGGCACACGTTCTGCCACGACGCATGATCTGGAAGCCGCTATTCCACGCCTGCGCAAGGTCACCAAATTGCCAATTGCCATTGGGTTTGGTGTGCGTACGCCGCAGCAGGCCGCCAATGCTTCCTGCATTGCAGATGGTGCAGTTGTGGCCTCGGCCCTGCTGTCCACCTTGGCAGAAACGTTGGATGACAAAGGCCGCGCTACGGCAGAAACCCTTCCGCGCGTGTTGGCGCAGATTGAAGATCTGGCAAAAGCTGTGCGCAGTGCTGGCGGAAAGGCGGTATGA
- a CDS encoding TIGR03862 family flavoprotein, with protein sequence MTNASAANIVIVGAGPAGLAAAEYLAQAGYGVQVLERMPSVGRKLLMAGRGGLNITHSEPHEALMRRYGVAQSWLRPALDAWTTQDIQHWMEGLGQAHFTGSSGRVFPSAMKASPLLRAWLARLRELGVVFHTRTAWKGWDAQGHLLVQREGQPEPQPMQADATLLALGGASWPRLGSAGGWVPVLAQQGVNIAPLQPANCGFETAWSDLFRGRFAGEPLKPVALSFAGQRVQGEVMVTAKGLEGGAIYALSAPIRAAIAEEGVAIMMVDLRPDMPEQEIARRLAATRPRESLSNKLRKALRLPPVAVALLREGGQDIPSSPQALAARLKAVPVVLSAPQPLARAISTAGGITRDSCTEGFMLRAVPGVFVAGEMLDWEAPTGGYLLHACLATGRAAAKGLQAWLQDTGAKRYPLQP encoded by the coding sequence ATGACAAACGCTTCAGCCGCTAACATCGTTATTGTCGGGGCTGGCCCTGCGGGGCTGGCTGCGGCGGAATATCTGGCGCAAGCTGGTTACGGCGTGCAGGTGCTGGAGCGTATGCCCAGTGTTGGCCGCAAGCTGCTTATGGCGGGGCGGGGTGGGTTAAACATCACACATTCCGAACCGCATGAGGCCTTGATGCGGCGTTATGGTGTGGCGCAATCCTGGTTGCGCCCAGCATTGGATGCATGGACCACGCAGGACATCCAGCACTGGATGGAAGGGCTGGGGCAAGCCCATTTTACGGGGTCTTCCGGCCGCGTATTTCCTTCGGCCATGAAGGCCTCTCCGTTGCTGCGTGCATGGCTGGCACGGCTGCGGGAGCTTGGAGTTGTGTTTCACACCCGTACCGCATGGAAAGGGTGGGATGCACAAGGTCACCTGCTCGTGCAGCGCGAAGGGCAGCCTGAACCACAACCCATGCAGGCAGATGCCACATTGCTGGCGTTAGGTGGGGCAAGCTGGCCACGCTTGGGCAGTGCAGGAGGTTGGGTTCCGGTTCTGGCGCAGCAGGGCGTTAATATAGCGCCATTGCAGCCCGCAAATTGTGGTTTTGAAACAGCTTGGTCCGATCTGTTTCGGGGGCGCTTTGCAGGTGAGCCCCTTAAACCTGTAGCACTCAGCTTTGCAGGGCAACGCGTGCAGGGTGAAGTGATGGTAACGGCCAAAGGGCTGGAAGGCGGCGCGATATATGCGCTGTCTGCGCCAATTCGGGCCGCTATTGCCGAAGAGGGTGTGGCCATTATGATGGTCGATTTGCGCCCGGATATGCCAGAGCAGGAAATAGCCCGCCGTCTGGCCGCCACCCGCCCGCGTGAGAGCCTTTCCAACAAATTACGTAAGGCGTTGCGTCTGCCACCTGTTGCTGTCGCACTGCTGCGTGAAGGGGGGCAGGATATTCCTTCCTCACCGCAAGCCTTGGCCGCGCGGTTAAAAGCTGTGCCAGTTGTATTGAGCGCTCCACAACCGCTTGCCCGTGCCATTTCTACCGCGGGTGGCATTACGCGCGACTCCTGCACAGAGGGTTTTATGCTGCGCGCAGTGCCCGGCGTATTTGTGGCGGGTGAAATGCTGGATTGGGAGGCCCCAACTGGCGGCTATCTGCTGCATGCCTGCCTTGCCACGGGGCGTGCGGCAGCAAAGGGCCTACAGGCATGGTTGCAGGATACAGGGGCTAAGCGGTATCCCCTCCAGCCATGA
- a CDS encoding ATP-binding protein: MSSMIIMGEVPGGGPAQLDLAELLATRLLVQGNSGSGKSHLLRRLLEQSARMVQQAIIDPEGDFVSLAEKFGHLVIDGADHSEMALHAAGERMRMHRASVVLNLEGLDADQQMRWAAAFLGGMFEVPRQYWYPVLVVVDEAQLFAPAAAGEVSDEARRASLGAMTNLMCRGRKRGLAGVIATQRLAKLAKNVAAEASNFLMGRTFLDIDMSRAADLLGMERRQAESFRDLARGTFVALGPALCRRPMPVRIGTVETESRSAGPVLTPFEPPPAPVHDLILAPVPVQDMPVRPRKAPAPPPPDLLTQLAAHGEAQAAQAEQEAPEETSETQAEREARMRAILRDMMEDEEAAFRPAPVLYQDFLVRCRIAGLGRNALDMRRFNRALATARSGVDEETSTQPEWQEAEALASTLPEDLQAVGLFLARAALERQPCPSDAAIARVYGTVSKGRARRLLGWLEDQNLIVLRADGMGRRVLTFIGTGWETLPGNADG, translated from the coding sequence ATGAGCAGCATGATTATAATGGGTGAAGTGCCGGGGGGTGGCCCGGCACAATTAGATTTGGCCGAACTTCTGGCCACGCGCCTGCTGGTGCAGGGCAATTCGGGGTCTGGTAAATCACACTTGCTGCGGCGGTTGCTGGAGCAATCTGCCCGCATGGTGCAGCAGGCGATTATTGACCCGGAGGGGGATTTTGTCAGCCTTGCGGAAAAATTCGGCCATCTGGTGATTGATGGCGCAGACCATTCCGAAATGGCGCTGCACGCGGCGGGCGAGCGCATGCGTATGCACCGTGCATCTGTTGTGCTGAATCTGGAAGGCTTGGATGCAGACCAGCAGATGCGCTGGGCGGCTGCATTTTTGGGCGGTATGTTCGAGGTGCCGCGCCAATACTGGTATCCGGTATTGGTGGTGGTGGACGAAGCGCAGCTTTTTGCCCCAGCCGCAGCGGGTGAGGTTTCGGACGAAGCCCGGCGTGCATCCCTTGGCGCCATGACAAATCTGATGTGCCGTGGTCGTAAACGTGGTCTGGCCGGGGTTATTGCCACACAGCGTTTGGCCAAGCTGGCCAAAAACGTGGCCGCAGAGGCTTCCAACTTTTTAATGGGCCGGACATTTCTGGATATTGATATGTCCCGCGCAGCAGATTTGCTGGGGATGGAGCGCAGGCAGGCCGAATCGTTCCGTGATCTGGCGCGTGGCACCTTTGTAGCGCTTGGCCCGGCCTTGTGCCGCAGGCCAATGCCGGTGCGTATTGGCACAGTGGAAACAGAAAGCCGCTCTGCCGGGCCAGTTCTCACACCGTTTGAGCCGCCGCCAGCGCCTGTGCATGATCTTATTCTGGCCCCCGTACCTGTGCAGGATATGCCGGTGCGCCCGCGTAAGGCACCTGCACCGCCACCGCCTGATTTACTCACCCAACTTGCTGCGCATGGTGAGGCACAGGCTGCCCAAGCTGAACAGGAAGCCCCCGAAGAAACATCCGAAACTCAGGCCGAGCGTGAAGCCCGCATGCGTGCCATCTTGCGTGACATGATGGAGGATGAGGAAGCTGCCTTTCGTCCTGCACCGGTTTTGTATCAGGATTTTCTGGTGCGGTGCCGTATTGCTGGGCTTGGGCGGAATGCGCTGGATATGCGGCGCTTTAACCGGGCCTTGGCTACCGCTCGCAGTGGGGTGGATGAAGAAACATCCACTCAGCCTGAATGGCAGGAGGCTGAAGCGCTGGCCTCTACTTTGCCGGAGGACCTTCAGGCCGTGGGGCTTTTTCTGGCCCGCGCCGCATTGGAGCGGCAGCCATGCCCATCTGATGCCGCTATTGCGCGGGTGTATGGCACGGTTTCAAAAGGGCGTGCGCGCCGTTTGCTTGGCTGGTTGGAAGACCAGAATCTGATTGTCTTGCGTGCAGATGGCATGGGCCGCCGCGTGCTGACTTTTATTGGCACAGGGTGGGAAACCTTGCCCGGCAACGCAGATGGCTGA
- a CDS encoding ATP phosphoribosyltransferase regulatory subunit: MTGTPCSAIARSMTEDPPFSPALLPAGFVDFLTPDARTEAEGVATLMDVFASHGYDRVRPPLIEFEDTYLAGAGAALAEQSFRVMDPDTRRMMVLRPDITPQVARMAATRVASTPRPLRVSYAGVCVVVSPVAAEESSRQIMQTGIELIGPDSPEADAEVMSVGAEALERLGVKDVSFDLTMPPFIPALLEESKVPEAQRAALMRALDRKDSAAVAEQGGALASTLIALLEATGLAEHAVARLTEITLPPKARAVLDRLVDTVAALREQCPNLRMTVDPVEFRGWKYHTGVCVTLFAVGRSEELGRGGRYLCNDNEPACGLTLRPDVLFRMIPPTPARPRVYLAPGADKREAACLRTQGYATLAASSLTAEPEIEARRLGCTHVLRGTVCTALS, translated from the coding sequence ATGACGGGCACGCCATGCAGTGCTATAGCCCGAAGCATGACGGAAGACCCGCCTTTCAGCCCGGCGCTGCTGCCCGCAGGCTTTGTAGATTTTTTAACGCCCGATGCCCGAACCGAGGCAGAGGGTGTTGCCACGCTTATGGACGTGTTTGCATCCCACGGATACGACCGCGTGCGGCCTCCTCTTATAGAGTTTGAGGACACGTATCTGGCGGGTGCCGGTGCGGCCCTTGCGGAACAGAGTTTCCGGGTGATGGACCCGGATACCCGCCGCATGATGGTGCTGCGCCCGGATATTACGCCGCAGGTTGCCCGTATGGCGGCAACGCGTGTGGCCAGCACGCCGCGCCCGCTGCGTGTTTCTTACGCCGGTGTGTGTGTTGTGGTTTCTCCCGTAGCTGCGGAAGAAAGCAGCCGCCAGATTATGCAGACGGGTATCGAACTGATAGGCCCGGATTCGCCAGAGGCGGATGCAGAGGTCATGTCTGTTGGGGCGGAAGCTCTTGAGCGTCTGGGTGTGAAGGATGTTTCCTTCGATCTCACCATGCCGCCCTTTATTCCGGCCCTGCTGGAAGAAAGCAAAGTGCCCGAAGCACAACGTGCTGCCCTTATGCGTGCGTTGGACCGTAAGGACTCCGCAGCGGTGGCTGAACAGGGCGGGGCGCTGGCAAGTACACTTATTGCGTTGCTGGAAGCCACCGGGCTGGCAGAACATGCCGTAGCGCGGCTGACGGAAATTACTCTGCCACCCAAAGCCCGCGCTGTTCTGGACCGCTTGGTGGATACAGTGGCCGCCCTGCGTGAGCAGTGCCCCAACCTGCGTATGACGGTAGACCCCGTAGAGTTCCGGGGCTGGAAATACCACACAGGTGTGTGCGTAACGCTGTTTGCCGTTGGCCGTTCGGAAGAGCTGGGGCGCGGTGGCCGGTACCTGTGTAATGATAATGAACCCGCATGCGGGCTGACATTGCGGCCAGATGTGCTGTTCCGCATGATTCCGCCAACCCCTGCACGCCCTCGTGTCTATCTGGCACCGGGGGCAGATAAGCGGGAGGCTGCGTGCTTGCGCACGCAGGGTTATGCCACGCTGGCGGCGTCTTCTCTCACCGCAGAGCCAGAGATTGAAGCGCGCCGTTTAGGGTGCACCCACGTGTTGCGTGGTACCGTTTGTACGGCCCTGTCATAA
- a CDS encoding adenylosuccinate synthase codes for MSNVTVIGAQWGDEGKGKIVDWLASRADIVVRFQGGHNAGHTLVVGNQVYKLSLLPSGVVNNKLGIIGNGVVVDPQALLAEIGRIQEQGLEVTPDTLKIAENAPLILPVHGALDRAREAARGDRKIGTTGRGIGPAYEDKVARRAIRLCDLAEPETLDWKLDELLLHHNTLLAGLGAPVFTKEELLTFLTDIAPKVLPYMAPTWDILDDARRAGRRILFEGAQAVMLDVDHGTYPFVTSSNTVAANAGTGSGMGPTAAGFVLGIAKAYCTRVGEGPFPTELHDETGRRLGERGHEFGTNTGRPRRCGWFDSVLVRHAVRVGGVNGLALTKLDVLDGLDEIRICVGYELDGQKIERFPSAPAAQQRVRPVYETLEGWKETTHGARRWADLPAQAIKYVRRIEELVGAPVTLLSTSPDRDDTILMRDPFED; via the coding sequence ATGTCCAACGTAACCGTGATTGGCGCCCAGTGGGGTGATGAAGGCAAAGGCAAAATCGTAGATTGGCTTGCCAGTCGGGCTGATATTGTTGTGCGCTTTCAGGGTGGGCACAATGCCGGGCACACGCTGGTTGTGGGCAATCAGGTTTACAAGCTTTCCCTGCTGCCTTCCGGCGTTGTGAACAACAAACTGGGCATTATCGGCAATGGTGTGGTGGTGGACCCGCAGGCTCTGTTGGCAGAAATTGGCCGTATTCAGGAACAGGGTCTGGAAGTTACGCCTGATACGCTCAAGATTGCAGAAAACGCCCCCCTGATTCTGCCTGTGCATGGCGCGCTGGATCGTGCGCGTGAGGCTGCGCGTGGTGATCGTAAAATTGGCACCACGGGCCGTGGCATTGGCCCTGCGTATGAAGATAAAGTGGCCCGCCGCGCTATCCGCCTGTGTGATCTGGCCGAGCCAGAAACGCTGGACTGGAAGCTGGATGAACTGCTGCTGCACCACAACACCCTGCTGGCAGGGCTGGGTGCACCCGTATTCACCAAAGAAGAACTTCTTACATTCCTGACAGATATTGCTCCTAAAGTGCTGCCTTATATGGCTCCTACTTGGGATATTCTTGATGATGCCCGCCGTGCAGGCCGCCGTATTCTGTTTGAAGGTGCGCAGGCTGTAATGCTGGATGTGGACCACGGCACCTATCCGTTTGTAACCAGTTCCAACACGGTTGCTGCCAATGCGGGCACAGGGTCTGGCATGGGCCCAACGGCTGCGGGTTTTGTGCTGGGTATTGCCAAGGCATATTGCACCCGTGTGGGTGAAGGCCCGTTTCCTACAGAACTGCATGATGAAACAGGCCGCCGCCTTGGCGAACGTGGGCATGAATTTGGCACCAACACGGGCCGCCCGCGCCGTTGCGGCTGGTTTGATTCCGTTCTGGTGCGTCATGCCGTGCGCGTTGGTGGTGTAAACGGTTTGGCGCTTACCAAGCTGGATGTGCTGGATGGTCTGGATGAAATCCGGATTTGCGTGGGGTATGAACTGGACGGGCAGAAGATTGAACGCTTCCCCTCCGCCCCGGCAGCGCAGCAGCGTGTGCGCCCGGTTTATGAAACGCTGGAAGGCTGGAAGGAAACCACCCACGGTGCACGCCGCTGGGCAGACCTGCCAGCTCAGGCCATTAAATACGTGCGCCGGATTGAAGAACTGGTGGGCGCACCTGTTACCCTGCTTTCCACCAGCCCAGATCGGGATGACACCATTCTGATGCGTGACCCGTTTGAAGATTGA